A section of the bacterium genome encodes:
- the glyA gene encoding serine hydroxymethyltransferase: MLNKFDPEIYYALKKEEERQRNTINLIPSENIVSKNVLKLVGSVFTNKYAEGYPGKRYYGGCEYVDMVEKIAIERACKLFKSDHANVQPHSGSQANMAVYFSVLKPGDKILAMHISSGGHLTHGVKVNFSGMLYNTCFYSVDRETELIDYEKVREIAIKEKPKIIVCGSSSYSRIIDFEKFSQIAKEVNAYLLSDIAHIAGLIVADLHPSPVGFSEFVTSTTHKTLRGPRGGLILCNKEFKEKIDSIIIPGIQGGPLVHVIAGKAIAFKEAMTEKFKKYQEQIVKNCKKLCEELKKRGYRIVSGGTDTHLFVIDLRDKGIIGFEAQITLEKVGIITNKNLIPFDPLSPSITSGIRIGTPCITSRGMKEKEMVLIAEWIDEGLKNRNNEKILNEIRKKVRRFASEFPIYPE; encoded by the coding sequence ATGTTAAACAAATTTGACCCTGAAATTTATTATGCATTAAAAAAAGAAGAGGAGAGACAGAGAAATACAATAAATTTAATACCTTCTGAAAATATTGTAAGTAAAAATGTTTTAAAACTTGTTGGTTCAGTCTTTACAAATAAATATGCAGAAGGTTATCCGGGGAAAAGATATTATGGTGGTTGTGAATACGTGGATATGGTTGAAAAAATCGCTATTGAAAGAGCATGTAAACTTTTTAAATCAGACCATGCGAATGTTCAACCACATTCAGGAAGTCAGGCGAATATGGCTGTTTATTTTTCTGTTTTAAAGCCAGGAGATAAGATTCTTGCAATGCATATAAGTTCAGGAGGACATCTTACTCATGGAGTAAAAGTAAATTTTTCAGGAATGCTTTACAATACCTGCTTTTATTCAGTAGACAGAGAAACAGAACTTATTGATTATGAAAAAGTAAGGGAAATAGCAATAAAGGAAAAACCAAAAATTATTGTATGCGGTAGCAGTTCATATTCAAGAATAATTGATTTTGAAAAATTTTCTCAGATTGCAAAGGAAGTTAATGCCTATCTTCTTTCAGATATAGCACATATCGCAGGTCTTATAGTTGCAGATTTACATCCAAGTCCTGTTGGATTTTCTGAATTTGTTACTTCTACAACTCATAAAACATTGAGAGGACCAAGAGGAGGGCTTATTCTCTGTAACAAAGAGTTTAAAGAAAAAATAGATAGTATAATAATTCCTGGAATTCAAGGTGGTCCACTTGTTCATGTGATTGCTGGTAAAGCAATTGCTTTTAAAGAGGCAATGACAGAAAAGTTTAAAAAATATCAGGAACAGATTGTAAAAAACTGTAAAAAACTGTGTGAGGAATTGAAAAAAAGAGGGTACAGAATTGTAAGTGGTGGAACAGATACTCATTTATTTGTAATAGATTTAAGAGATAAAGGAATAATAGGTTTTGAAGCACAGATAACTCTTGAAAAAGTTGGAATAATAACAAATAAAAATTTAATCCCTTTTGACCCCCTTTCTCCATCTATAACAAGTGGTATAAGAATAGGCACTCCCTGTATAACAAGCAGAGGAATGAAAGAAAAAGAAATGGTTTTAATTGCAGAGTGGATTGATGAAGGATTAAAGAATAGAAATAACGAAAAAATTTTAAATGAAATAAGAAAAAAAGTAAGGAGGTTTGCAAGTGAATTCCCAATCTATCCAGAGTGA